One stretch of Balneolaceae bacterium DNA includes these proteins:
- a CDS encoding fumarylacetoacetate hydrolase family protein, which translates to MSMLQLPNLDGLAPGSIYCIGRNYAEHARELQNEVPDRPLVFLKPRSSLIGDGGEVVLPAASREVHHEVELVAAIAKAEGSGAAGWAASPKAGANTGASGWKNVPEHEALRAVAGYAVGIDVTARDLQQQAKEKGHPWTVAKGYDTFAPLGSFVPSEEVPDPQKLQLSLTVNGQTRQEDSTSLMLFPVARLIAYLSSIFTLMPGDLVFTGTPKGVSPLEEGDRIVAELEGGRSRVAVTARRESP; encoded by the coding sequence ATGAGCATGCTGCAACTCCCCAATCTCGACGGCCTCGCCCCGGGCTCCATCTACTGCATCGGCCGCAACTACGCCGAACACGCCCGTGAACTGCAGAATGAAGTCCCCGACCGTCCCCTGGTCTTTCTCAAGCCGCGCAGCAGCCTGATCGGCGACGGGGGCGAAGTCGTGTTGCCGGCAGCCAGCCGCGAGGTCCACCACGAAGTGGAGCTGGTGGCGGCCATAGCTAAGGCGGAGGGGAGCGGGGCTGCCGGTTGGGCTGCCAGTCCGAAGGCCGGCGCGAATACCGGCGCGTCCGGTTGGAAAAACGTGCCGGAGCACGAGGCCCTGCGCGCGGTGGCAGGCTATGCCGTGGGCATCGATGTCACGGCGCGCGACCTGCAGCAGCAGGCCAAGGAGAAGGGTCACCCGTGGACGGTGGCCAAGGGCTACGACACCTTTGCCCCCCTGGGCAGCTTCGTGCCTTCGGAGGAGGTCCCCGATCCCCAAAAACTGCAGCTTAGCCTGACCGTGAACGGGCAAACCCGGCAGGAGGACTCCACCTCCCTCATGCTCTTCCCCGTGGCCCGGCTGATCGCCTACCTCTCCTCCATTTTCACCCTGATGCCCGGCGACCTGGTCTTTACGGGGACGCCCAAGGGGGTCTCACCCCTGGAGGAGGGCGACCGTATCGTGGCCGAACTGGAAGGGGGACGAAGCCGCGTGGCCGTGACCGCCCGCCGGGAAAGCCCGTGA
- the rpmA gene encoding 50S ribosomal protein L27: MAHKKGQGSTKNGRDSISKRLGVKKYGGEVVRAGNIIVRQRGTKFHPGENVGRGKDDTLFAKADGQVMFRVRSGGRKYVSVEPQG, from the coding sequence ATGGCACATAAGAAAGGTCAAGGTTCTACAAAGAACGGACGCGACTCCATCTCAAAACGCCTCGGCGTCAAGAAGTATGGCGGCGAAGTAGTTCGCGCCGGCAACATCATCGTGCGCCAGCGCGGCACCAAGTTTCACCCCGGCGAAAATGTAGGCCGCGGCAAGGACGATACGCTCTTCGCCAAGGCGGACGGGCAGGTCATGTTCCGTGTACGCTCCGGGGGACGCAAGTACGTAAGCGTGGAGCCCCAGGGCTGA
- the rplU gene encoding 50S ribosomal protein L21, which produces MYAVVEIGGHQYRVSEGDVIFVDKQSDEAGITLNFDRVMLIKDDNGGVIVGKPVIEGASVTADLVDNVKADKLIVFKKKRRKGYQKRTGHRQTMSRLEITDISSSGGAKKSAKSTKKDEKAKTDSASGKEAAESKAKAKSEAKSESKSKPKADAKSGGEAPTKVSTDMNAKEAIDHIRNTPLEELEGFVPGDEDRVTVQRAWESKQEE; this is translated from the coding sequence ATGTACGCAGTAGTTGAAATTGGAGGACATCAGTACCGGGTTTCCGAAGGCGATGTCATTTTTGTAGACAAACAGAGCGACGAAGCCGGCATCACCCTTAACTTTGACCGGGTCATGCTGATCAAGGATGACAACGGCGGCGTGATCGTGGGCAAGCCTGTGATCGAGGGCGCCAGCGTGACGGCGGACCTGGTGGACAACGTAAAGGCCGACAAGCTGATCGTCTTCAAGAAAAAACGCCGCAAGGGCTACCAGAAGAGGACGGGCCACCGCCAGACCATGTCCCGCCTCGAAATCACCGACATCTCCTCCTCCGGCGGCGCCAAAAAGAGCGCCAAGTCCACGAAAAAGGACGAGAAGGCCAAAACGGACAGCGCTTCCGGCAAGGAGGCCGCGGAATCGAAGGCCAAGGCGAAGTCCGAAGCCAAGTCTGAATCCAAGTCGAAACCGAAGGCTGACGCCAAGTCCGGCGGCGAGGCCCCCACAAAGGTTTCCACCGATATGAACGCCAAGGAGGCCATCGACCACATTCGAAACACTCCCCTGGAGGAACTGGAAGGTTTCGTACCCGGGGACGAAGACCGCGTCACCGTGCAGCGGGCGTGGGAAAGCAAGCAGGAAGAGTAA
- a CDS encoding DUF433 domain-containing protein, which translates to MDYSKYITIEADKRGGKPCIRGMRITVYDILDYLASGMSEEEILDDFPELTTNDIKATLAFAADRERKLTEYTD; encoded by the coding sequence ATGGATTACTCCAAATACATAACTATTGAAGCCGACAAACGAGGTGGCAAACCCTGCATCAGGGGTATGCGAATCACTGTTTATGATATTTTGGATTATCTGGCTTCAGGTATGTCCGAGGAAGAAATTCTGGATGATTTTCCGGAATTAACGACAAACGATATTAAGGCCACATTGGCATTTGCTGCTGACCGGGAACGAAAGTTGACCGAGTATACTGATTGA
- a CDS encoding peptidylprolyl isomerase yields MRNLKVLATLMVIVVALLLAIEFYTTTQPGVSAYPITDEQITSAYPELYRGVFNRDASALQAFLAHEDSTVRAQAWRALANTPVDSTGWLADRVLREDKPNAWFALSMHELPGPRLRALEQAWDQRPGSREGISLVLGRQGDEASLDFMLDRLAESDSSAWEAGYALGLSRLLTRHPAGEAQQINVLRQALDRSNPDVVRRYLYGYYRGAAEPLTEVARDSLRQFWGSYGLGMEPVDQYAVKLLGEAAFHQVTVYYNGENDLEYQVQLAYELATALAGVPLNERHMLDASFLVRHANPSVRARALQSLQGRLETGDNPYGYISGELLATETEPGVWLEALELVLGVEPDRLSEFRDRFDRILEREAYYLPSALNLFRAHHNREAYLNRIEGLIQGGPRLRTMYAVQSLTSFLQDREELEPELRERLRSLTFRALETGDRGTAYALPGLFGDQRLFGTDDWSRIGDGLSAFRLPEDIEVYQSFAGLLHERYREQARPLVDSLAARDYAPLNRSLAQAGWDVSVPAGSDASFRTPGWDRLWEMGRHPVWTLETDKGTIAVQMDLLSAPATVSAIDSLTMSGAYDGVPFHRVIPNFVIQGGDIERADGFGGPDFIIPTEGSEQEFSRGSAGIASAGTDTEGSQYFFMHQWKPHLDGAYTRFGRVVEGINVVDRITMGDTVRTAGWR; encoded by the coding sequence ATGAGAAATCTCAAAGTCCTTGCGACGCTGATGGTCATTGTGGTGGCCCTGCTGCTCGCCATCGAATTTTACACCACTACCCAGCCCGGCGTCAGCGCCTATCCCATTACCGACGAGCAGATCACCTCGGCCTATCCCGAACTCTACCGGGGAGTCTTCAACCGCGATGCATCGGCCCTGCAGGCCTTCCTGGCCCACGAAGACTCCACCGTACGCGCCCAGGCCTGGCGCGCCCTGGCCAATACGCCGGTGGATTCCACCGGATGGCTTGCCGATCGGGTGCTCCGCGAAGACAAACCGAACGCCTGGTTCGCGCTCAGCATGCACGAGCTTCCGGGACCCCGTCTGCGCGCTCTTGAGCAGGCCTGGGACCAGCGGCCCGGCAGCCGCGAGGGCATCAGCCTGGTGCTGGGCCGGCAGGGCGATGAGGCCTCTCTCGATTTCATGCTTGACCGCCTGGCCGAGTCCGACTCTTCGGCGTGGGAGGCGGGCTATGCGCTGGGACTCAGCCGACTCCTGACGCGCCATCCCGCCGGCGAGGCGCAGCAGATCAACGTGCTTCGACAGGCCCTGGACCGCAGCAACCCTGACGTGGTGCGGCGCTACCTCTACGGCTATTACCGGGGTGCCGCCGAACCGCTCACCGAGGTCGCCCGCGACAGCCTGCGGCAGTTCTGGGGCAGCTACGGTCTGGGCATGGAGCCGGTGGACCAGTACGCGGTGAAGCTGCTGGGCGAGGCCGCCTTTCACCAGGTGACGGTCTATTACAACGGCGAGAACGATCTGGAATACCAGGTGCAGCTGGCCTATGAGCTGGCCACGGCCCTGGCCGGCGTTCCACTCAACGAGCGACACATGCTGGACGCCAGCTTCCTGGTGCGCCACGCCAATCCCTCGGTGCGCGCCCGCGCCCTTCAGAGCCTGCAGGGACGCCTGGAGACCGGCGACAATCCCTACGGCTACATCTCAGGCGAGCTGCTCGCCACCGAAACCGAGCCCGGCGTCTGGCTGGAGGCCCTGGAACTGGTGCTCGGCGTGGAGCCCGACCGCCTCTCGGAGTTTCGTGACCGCTTTGACCGAATCCTGGAACGCGAGGCCTACTACCTCCCCAGCGCCCTAAACCTCTTCAGGGCGCACCACAACCGGGAGGCCTACCTTAACCGGATCGAGGGACTCATCCAGGGCGGGCCGCGCCTTCGCACCATGTACGCCGTGCAGTCGCTCACCTCCTTCCTGCAGGATCGCGAGGAACTGGAGCCCGAGCTGCGCGAGCGCCTGCGCAGCCTCACCTTCCGCGCCCTGGAGACGGGCGACCGGGGCACCGCCTACGCCCTGCCTGGGCTATTCGGGGACCAGCGTCTCTTCGGGACCGATGACTGGTCCCGTATAGGCGATGGACTTTCCGCTTTTCGCCTGCCGGAAGACATCGAGGTCTACCAGTCCTTTGCCGGACTGCTGCACGAGCGCTACCGCGAGCAGGCCCGGCCGCTGGTCGACTCCCTCGCCGCACGCGACTACGCCCCGCTGAACCGCTCCCTGGCGCAGGCGGGCTGGGACGTAAGCGTGCCTGCCGGCTCGGATGCCTCCTTTCGCACACCCGGCTGGGACCGGCTCTGGGAGATGGGACGCCATCCCGTTTGGACCCTGGAGACCGACAAGGGCACCATCGCCGTGCAGATGGACCTGCTCTCCGCCCCCGCCACCGTCTCGGCCATCGACAGCCTCACCATGTCGGGCGCCTACGACGGAGTGCCTTTCCACCGCGTGATCCCCAATTTTGTGATCCAGGGAGGTGACATCGAGCGGGCCGACGGTTTCGGGGGACCCGATTTTATCATTCCCACTGAGGGTAGCGAACAGGAGTTCAGCCGCGGGTCCGCCGGCATCGCCAGCGCGGGCACCGATACCGAGGGAAGCCAGTACTTCTTCATGCACCAGTGGAAGCCGCACCTGGACGGCGCCTATACCCGCTTCGGACGTGTAGTGGAGGGGATCAACGTGGTCGACCGCATCACGATGGGCGACACCGTGCGCACGGCGGGCTGGAGGTAG
- a CDS encoding phosphoglycerate mutase family protein translates to MNQIHRIRTLPLLLAALLALTSLGLVHQATTLPGSSLPATTQTATTQQATEITTFILVRHAEKATAPANDPALAPAGVQRSQRLAEMLAHSGVTAIWSTDFTRTQETARPLAEELGLEVRSYDPRRENLAEWLIDRTEGGTVLVVGHSNTIPMLANGLLGEERFEEYEESDYGNLLIVTLDAEAEDNKAKVLHLRF, encoded by the coding sequence ATGAACCAGATCCACCGCATCCGTACCCTGCCCCTGCTGTTGGCCGCGCTGCTGGCGCTCACCTCCCTCGGCCTGGTTCATCAGGCCACAACACTGCCGGGCTCCAGCCTGCCGGCGACCACCCAAACAGCCACCACCCAGCAGGCCACCGAAATCACCACCTTCATCCTGGTGCGTCACGCCGAAAAAGCCACCGCACCCGCCAACGACCCGGCCCTTGCGCCCGCCGGCGTGCAGCGCTCCCAGCGCCTGGCTGAAATGCTGGCGCATAGCGGCGTAACCGCCATCTGGTCCACCGACTTCACCCGCACCCAGGAGACCGCCCGGCCCCTGGCGGAAGAGCTGGGCTTGGAAGTACGGAGCTACGATCCAAGGAGGGAAAATCTGGCCGAGTGGCTGATCGACCGTACCGAGGGAGGCACCGTATTGGTAGTGGGCCACTCCAACACCATTCCGATGCTGGCCAACGGGCTGCTGGGTGAGGAGCGCTTCGAGGAGTACGAGGAATCCGACTACGGGAATCTGTTGATCGTAACGCTGGACGCGGAGGCCGAGGATAACAAAGCCAAGGTGCTCCACCTGCGATTCTAG
- a CDS encoding acyl-CoA dehydrogenase, producing MASNRFNPDDAFLFESELGEEDRLIMETARDYAQSKLEPRALKGNQEEYFDPEIATEMGELGLLGAAIDPRYGGGGASHTAYGLIAREVERVDSGYRSFMSVQSSLVMHPIEVFGTEEQKERFLPRLASGEIIGCFGLTEPDHGSDPGSMKTTAVKTDRGWILNGAKMWITNSPIADMGLVWAKAKENKEDEGEIRGFLVEKDMEGYSAPATKYKMSLRASETGEMVFEDVFVPDENVFPDVTGLKGPFTCLNSARYGIVWGAVGAAEFCYQRARQYVMERTQFGKPLAATQLIQTKLANMLTEITQMQLLAWRLGKLKDEGREHPSMVSLAKRNNCGTALEIARTSRDMHGANGITGDYRVIHHVMNLESVNTYEGTYDIHGLILGRELTDIQAFVPKG from the coding sequence ATGGCAAGCAACCGCTTCAATCCCGACGACGCCTTTCTTTTCGAATCCGAACTCGGCGAGGAAGACCGCCTCATCATGGAGACCGCGCGGGACTACGCCCAGAGCAAACTGGAGCCCCGTGCCCTGAAAGGCAACCAGGAGGAGTATTTCGACCCGGAGATCGCCACCGAAATGGGCGAGCTGGGACTGCTGGGCGCGGCCATCGATCCCCGGTACGGGGGCGGGGGCGCCAGCCATACCGCCTACGGGCTCATCGCCCGCGAGGTGGAGCGCGTAGATTCGGGCTACCGCTCCTTCATGTCGGTGCAGTCATCCCTGGTCATGCATCCCATCGAGGTCTTCGGTACCGAGGAGCAAAAGGAGCGTTTCCTGCCCCGACTGGCTTCCGGCGAAATCATCGGTTGTTTCGGGCTGACCGAACCGGACCACGGTTCGGACCCCGGTTCCATGAAAACCACTGCGGTAAAGACCGACAGGGGATGGATCCTGAACGGTGCCAAGATGTGGATCACCAACTCCCCCATCGCCGATATGGGATTGGTCTGGGCCAAAGCCAAGGAGAACAAGGAGGACGAGGGCGAAATCAGGGGCTTCCTGGTAGAGAAAGACATGGAGGGCTACAGCGCCCCGGCCACCAAGTACAAGATGTCCCTGCGCGCCTCCGAAACCGGGGAGATGGTTTTCGAGGACGTCTTCGTGCCTGACGAAAACGTTTTCCCCGACGTTACCGGACTGAAAGGTCCCTTCACCTGCCTCAACAGCGCACGATACGGCATCGTGTGGGGCGCCGTGGGCGCCGCCGAGTTCTGCTACCAGCGGGCGCGGCAGTATGTGATGGAACGCACCCAGTTCGGCAAGCCCCTGGCCGCCACGCAGCTTATTCAGACCAAGCTGGCCAACATGCTTACCGAAATTACCCAGATGCAGCTGCTCGCCTGGCGGCTGGGCAAGCTCAAGGACGAGGGACGCGAGCATCCCTCCATGGTCTCCCTGGCCAAGCGCAACAACTGCGGCACCGCACTGGAAATCGCGCGCACCAGCCGCGACATGCACGGCGCCAACGGCATTACCGGCGACTACCGGGTCATCCACCATGTAATGAACCTGGAATCGGTGAACACCTACGAAGGCACCTATGACATCCACGGGCTGATCCTGGGTCGCGAGCTGACCGACATCCAGGCCTTCGTGCCCAAGGGCTGA
- a CDS encoding acyl-CoA dehydrogenase family protein, whose product MDQASTSSRTALSFSLSEDQQLIRDSVRDFVERHVAPGVKERDASKEFPHDLVTMLAEQNLMGMPHPEKYGGGGVDTVTFCLALEEIARWDASLALTLASHTSLGSGHIALAGTPEQKKRFLTPLARGEKLAGWCLTEPGSGSDASGMKTTAVREGDEWVINGSKIFITQGSVGDLYVVLAKTDPEKRSKGISAFIVEREREGVQPGGKMEKLGMNSSDTTEVHFENVRVPAENLLGGEGEGFLDTMQVLDGGRIGIGALSVGIARGALEESMKYAHERKQFGKAIGRFQSIENKLADMATRIDAARFLVHRAAWLKDQGKSFTKEASMGKLFASELAVEAADEAVQIHGGYGYIKEYHVERFLRDAKLMTIGEGTSEVQRIIIARELRREFGVD is encoded by the coding sequence ATGGACCAAGCGTCAACTTCCTCCCGTACCGCCCTCAGTTTCTCCCTTTCCGAAGACCAGCAGCTTATACGCGACAGCGTTCGCGATTTTGTGGAGCGCCACGTCGCACCTGGCGTCAAGGAGCGCGACGCTTCCAAGGAGTTTCCCCACGATCTCGTGACGATGCTGGCCGAACAGAACCTGATGGGCATGCCCCACCCCGAGAAGTACGGGGGAGGCGGCGTGGACACCGTCACCTTCTGCCTGGCCCTGGAGGAGATCGCCCGATGGGACGCCTCTCTGGCCCTTACGCTCGCCTCCCATACCTCCCTGGGATCCGGGCACATCGCCCTGGCCGGCACGCCCGAACAGAAGAAGCGCTTCCTGACGCCCCTGGCGCGCGGCGAGAAGCTGGCGGGCTGGTGCCTGACCGAACCGGGCTCCGGGAGCGACGCCTCCGGCATGAAGACCACCGCGGTGCGCGAGGGCGACGAATGGGTGATCAACGGATCGAAGATTTTTATCACCCAGGGTTCGGTGGGCGACCTCTATGTGGTGCTGGCCAAGACCGATCCCGAAAAGCGCTCCAAGGGCATCAGCGCCTTCATCGTCGAGCGCGAACGCGAGGGCGTACAGCCGGGCGGCAAGATGGAGAAACTGGGCATGAACTCCTCCGACACCACCGAAGTGCATTTTGAGAACGTCCGGGTGCCGGCGGAGAATCTGCTGGGCGGGGAGGGCGAGGGTTTTCTGGACACCATGCAGGTGCTGGACGGGGGACGCATCGGCATAGGCGCCCTATCGGTGGGCATCGCCCGCGGCGCCCTGGAGGAGTCGATGAAATACGCCCACGAGCGCAAGCAGTTCGGCAAAGCCATCGGCCGCTTCCAGTCCATCGAAAACAAGCTGGCCGACATGGCCACGCGCATCGACGCCGCCCGATTCCTGGTACACCGCGCCGCCTGGCTGAAAGACCAGGGCAAGTCCTTCACCAAGGAGGCTTCCATGGGCAAGCTTTTCGCCTCCGAACTTGCGGTGGAGGCCGCCGACGAGGCCGTGCAGATCCACGGGGGCTACGGATACATCAAGGAGTACCACGTGGAGCGCTTCCTGCGCGACGCCAAGCTGATGACCATCGGCGAGGGCACCAGCGAGGTGCAGCGCATTATCATTGCGCGGGAGCTGCGCCGTGAGTTTGGCGTTGATTAG
- a CDS encoding 4Fe-4S binding protein, translated as MKLLKLTEQLGLVSYRNQSKSEIKPHIEVDTSICNSVCPHKCTTYVCPANCYTMDEEGQVHFQVEDCIECGTCMYACDQGAVSWNYPDPEIGRGVTWNYG; from the coding sequence ATGAAACTGCTTAAACTCACCGAACAACTGGGACTGGTAAGCTACCGCAACCAGTCGAAGTCCGAGATCAAGCCGCACATCGAGGTGGACACCTCCATCTGCAACTCGGTCTGCCCGCACAAGTGCACCACCTACGTCTGCCCGGCCAACTGCTACACGATGGACGAGGAGGGGCAGGTCCATTTCCAGGTGGAGGACTGCATCGAGTGCGGCACCTGCATGTACGCCTGCGATCAGGGCGCGGTGAGCTGGAACTACCCCGATCCCGAAATTGGCCGGGGCGTCACCTGGAACTACGGCTGA
- a CDS encoding FAD-dependent oxidoreductase encodes MDEKFDCIIVGAGVAGLAAAMELARSDMKFLLIEKGEFAGSKNVSGGVLWGHDLDRLVPEYWKEEDGGWERFINHRRLTFMDGESAFSVDFKSSHFNEPPYSGVVVLRSKFDRWLAGKVEEAIADSAHPMDSFIATNIKVDEVLMEGGRATGIRTGEEEFHADSVIIAEGVNNLLTRQVGLQDDYVPADHMLTGIKEVIRFEQSVLEDRFQLNGRSGMSNEFLGYATNGVEGGGFLYTNRETVSVGLVLGLKDLREKEQKPYDILNHFKSHPAVADMLRGGEVVEYSAHVVSSGDKRVMPRKLYTGGLLVCGEAANLLLNAGKAIQGMDFAMRSGILAAETIVKAKEKDDYGEQAMSAYRSALDDSYVMKDINSFQDAVHMLHAPEMFSDVPNLVCDFGRSFFTIDNSPTRKSRKMMADAVREHSSWWDLFKLGIRGAKSL; translated from the coding sequence ATGGACGAAAAATTCGACTGCATCATCGTGGGAGCCGGGGTGGCCGGACTGGCCGCCGCCATGGAACTGGCCCGCAGCGACATGAAATTCCTTCTCATCGAGAAGGGCGAGTTCGCCGGCTCCAAGAACGTCTCCGGCGGGGTGCTCTGGGGACACGACCTGGACCGGCTGGTGCCTGAGTACTGGAAGGAGGAGGACGGCGGATGGGAGCGCTTCATCAACCACCGCCGCCTGACGTTTATGGACGGGGAGTCCGCCTTTTCGGTGGATTTCAAGTCCTCCCACTTCAACGAGCCCCCCTACTCCGGGGTGGTGGTGCTGCGCTCGAAGTTCGACCGCTGGCTGGCGGGCAAGGTGGAGGAGGCCATCGCCGACAGCGCGCATCCCATGGACTCCTTCATCGCCACCAACATCAAGGTGGACGAGGTGCTCATGGAAGGCGGCCGCGCCACCGGCATCCGCACCGGCGAGGAGGAGTTCCATGCCGACAGCGTGATCATCGCCGAGGGGGTCAACAACCTGCTCACCCGCCAGGTGGGCCTGCAGGACGACTACGTGCCGGCTGACCATATGCTGACGGGCATCAAGGAGGTGATCCGCTTCGAGCAGTCGGTGCTGGAGGACCGCTTCCAGCTGAACGGACGCAGCGGCATGTCCAACGAATTCCTGGGCTACGCCACCAACGGCGTGGAGGGGGGCGGCTTCCTCTACACCAACCGCGAGACGGTGAGCGTGGGACTGGTGCTGGGTCTGAAGGACCTGCGCGAGAAGGAGCAGAAACCCTATGACATACTGAACCATTTTAAATCCCATCCCGCCGTCGCCGACATGCTGCGCGGCGGCGAGGTGGTGGAGTACTCCGCCCACGTGGTGAGCTCGGGCGACAAGCGCGTGATGCCCCGCAAGCTCTACACCGGGGGACTGCTGGTCTGCGGGGAGGCCGCCAACCTGCTGCTGAACGCCGGCAAGGCCATCCAGGGCATGGATTTTGCCATGCGCTCAGGCATCCTGGCCGCCGAGACCATCGTGAAGGCCAAGGAGAAGGACGATTACGGCGAGCAGGCCATGAGCGCCTACCGCAGCGCCCTGGACGACAGCTACGTTATGAAAGACATCAACAGTTTCCAGGACGCCGTACACATGCTGCACGCCCCCGAGATGTTCAGCGACGTGCCTAACCTGGTCTGCGACTTCGGGCGCAGCTTTTTCACCATCGACAACTCCCCCACCCGCAAGTCGCGGAAGATGATGGCCGACGCCGTGCGGGAACATTCCTCCTGGTGGGACCTGTTCAAGCTGGGGATCCGGGGAGCGAAGTCACTCTAA
- a CDS encoding electron transfer flavoprotein subunit alpha/FixB family protein, translating into MSSLLTHISIADGKVKRASLEVLSRMNELAEAGGHDNEAVIFHPNASQFTDQVSTYGASRIYLVEDPIFEKHLNAPALRALVKVVEQAKPRLFGFASTEGTKDILGALAAATGASVLPDVSEFELDGEEVTARRPVMAAKILSDTVATGDTILVSVRSGSYDLAESPAEAETVSVDFSFDDSELRAELREIIGASGDKVDLSEAETIVAAGRGTKDEKGQKLIEELASALNAGIGASRALTEAGVMDPSLQIGQTGKVVSPQLYIAVGISGAIQHVAGMANSKVIVAINKDPDAPIFDIADYGIVGDLYEVLPPFIEKIRKIRG; encoded by the coding sequence ATGAGTTCCCTACTGACCCACATCTCCATTGCCGACGGCAAGGTCAAGCGCGCCTCACTGGAAGTGCTCTCCCGCATGAACGAGCTGGCCGAGGCCGGAGGACACGACAACGAGGCGGTGATTTTTCACCCGAATGCCTCCCAATTTACTGACCAGGTAAGCACATACGGCGCCTCCAGAATCTACCTGGTGGAGGACCCCATTTTCGAGAAGCACCTTAACGCGCCCGCCCTGCGGGCCCTGGTCAAGGTGGTGGAACAGGCCAAGCCCCGTCTCTTCGGCTTCGCCTCCACGGAAGGCACCAAGGACATCCTGGGTGCCCTGGCCGCCGCCACAGGCGCCTCCGTGCTGCCCGACGTCTCCGAATTTGAACTGGACGGGGAGGAGGTTACCGCACGCCGTCCCGTGATGGCCGCCAAGATCCTCTCCGATACCGTCGCCACCGGCGACACCATCCTGGTGTCGGTGCGCTCCGGCTCCTACGATCTGGCGGAGTCGCCGGCAGAGGCCGAAACGGTTTCGGTGGACTTCTCCTTCGACGACTCGGAGCTGCGCGCCGAGCTGCGCGAAATCATCGGCGCCTCCGGCGACAAGGTCGACCTGTCCGAGGCCGAAACCATCGTGGCCGCCGGACGCGGCACCAAGGACGAGAAGGGCCAAAAGCTGATCGAGGAGCTGGCCTCCGCCCTGAACGCCGGCATCGGGGCCTCCCGGGCCCTCACCGAGGCGGGCGTCATGGATCCCAGCCTGCAGATCGGGCAGACCGGCAAGGTGGTCTCCCCGCAGCTCTACATCGCTGTGGGCATATCGGGCGCCATCCAGCACGTGGCCGGCATGGCCAACTCCAAGGTGATCGTGGCCATCAACAAGGACCCCGACGCCCCCATCTTCGACATCGCCGACTACGGCATCGTGGGCGACCTCTACGAGGTGCTGCCCCCCTTCATCGAGAAGATCCGCAAAATCCGGGGCTGA
- a CDS encoding electron transfer flavoprotein subunit beta/FixA family protein — MKYYVCIKMVPDVDAPLQIKEGELIQDTDRMILNAYDASAVEEALVLTEEHGGEVEVVLVGPAKASETIRKALAMGADKAVHIETTGEEDFDSATYANILAAYFSDKQYDVIACGKQSQDTDAGLTGGMLAQKLDLPYATNAVGLASEDGKLVVTRQGDSGQEIIALPAPCLVTCSNDMNEPRIPSLKGIMQSKRKPVESVELSSLGLDEEDLTPRTRVTGYREKPGREPGQKFEGEPDELARKVAVLLDEEENVL; from the coding sequence ATGAAGTACTACGTATGCATTAAAATGGTGCCCGACGTGGACGCCCCCCTGCAGATCAAGGAGGGCGAGCTGATCCAGGACACCGACCGCATGATCCTGAACGCCTACGACGCCTCCGCCGTGGAGGAAGCCCTCGTGCTCACCGAAGAGCACGGCGGCGAAGTGGAGGTGGTGCTCGTGGGACCCGCCAAGGCTTCCGAAACCATTCGCAAGGCGCTGGCCATGGGCGCCGACAAGGCCGTTCACATTGAGACTACGGGGGAGGAAGACTTTGATTCGGCCACCTACGCCAACATCCTGGCAGCTTACTTCTCCGACAAGCAGTACGACGTCATCGCCTGCGGCAAGCAGTCCCAGGACACAGACGCAGGACTGACGGGCGGCATGCTGGCCCAGAAGCTGGACCTTCCCTACGCCACCAACGCAGTGGGACTGGCCAGCGAGGACGGCAAGCTGGTGGTCACCCGCCAGGGCGACAGTGGACAGGAGATCATCGCCCTCCCCGCCCCCTGCCTGGTGACCTGCTCCAACGACATGAACGAGCCGCGCATCCCCAGCCTCAAGGGCATCATGCAGTCCAAGCGCAAGCCGGTGGAATCGGTCGAGCTTTCTTCCCTTGGACTGGACGAGGAGGATCTCACCCCGCGCACCCGGGTAACCGGCTACCGCGAGAAGCCGGGACGCGAACCCGGACAGAAGTTTGAGGGCGAGCCCGACGAGCTGGCCCGCAAGGTGGCCGTACTGCTGGACGAGGAGGAGAACGTCCTCTGA